The segment GAGAAATGGTTATCAAATAATAATATTTGATAACCATTTTTTTAAATTTTTGCTAAAAATTTTATTTAGATAATTTGTTTATATATATTAACCTCTATTTTTTGCGTAACAGTTAGTTCTAATTGAGGTATTATTTCAGTAAAATGTTTAGAGTTAAAATGAGCATCTAAAGCTTGAGTATTTTCCCACTCTTCAATAATTGAAAATACAGTATTTTTAGTGGTATCTTCAAATAACTCATATTTAATACATCCATTTTCTTTTCTAGTATTTTCAATAAGCTCTTTAGATAGTTGAATAAACTGGTCTATTTTATTTTGGTTTACGAAAAACTTTGCTGTAACTTTAATCATTAATATACTCCTTTAAAATTTAATTATAAATATAGATTTAATAGTGCTAATCCAAAATCTTCAGCTCCATCAGGTCCGTTACTAGTAACTATATCGCTGTGTACAACAACATTTTTTTCTAGATAATTAACATTGTGTTTAATTAATTTATTTATCATAATATCAATAGGATAACATGTAGCTGTTCTATTAGTTAATAAATTTGTTTCAGCTATAGCAACAGCTCCTGCACAGATTCCAGATATAATAATATTTTTATTATAAGCTTCTTTTAAATAATTTATTAATGAAGGATTTTCCCATAGATAATCAATTGTACCAGATCCACCAATAACTGAAATTATATCAAAATCACTTGGATTTAAATTAGAAAAAATAGCTGAAGAAATAACTGTTCCTTCATAATCACCAGTGATTTCTCCTGTAACCGTACTTGATATAACAACATCAATACCTTTGTTAACTAAAATATTTTTAGGTTTAATTAATTCCTCTTCATTAAATCGCTCAGGTGGAATAATAAATAAAACTTTCTTTTTCATAAAAATTCGAACCTCCAATTTTATAATATTTGTGTTATGTGAAAAATTATATTATTATTATATTGAGATTATACTTTAAAGTAAAGAATGCACTATTTTGTAATATAGTTACTTCTAGGTAACTATACTGTAAAATATTAAATGGAGGCTTATAAAAATGAGTGATAATTTAAGAAAAGAAATAAAAAAGAAAATTGAAAATAATGAATTTAATTGTGAAAAAGAATTAACTTTATCTATAATAAGTGGGAAATGGAAAGTTGTAATACTTTGGCATTTAGGACACGAAGGAGTTCATAGATTTAGTGAATTACAAAGATTATTTAGTAAAATATCACATAAGATGTTAACTAATCAATTAAGGGAATTGGAGGAAGATGGAATAATTCAAAGAAAAGTTTACCCTCAAGTACCACCAAAAGTGGAATACTCATTAACAGAATTAGGGCAGACATTGATTCCTATAGTTGATATGTTATATAGCTGGGGACAAAAAAGAATGCAAGAAATAAAAAAAGAAAAATTTGTTTGATTTATTTTGAGAAATTGGATCTTTTTTTTCAAAGTTAAAAGAAAAGATTATATACAGATACTATTTATAAGGCTTAGTTTAAATATTTGCAAAGGTAAGGAAGATAGGGTATATTAAAGTTGAGATAAAAATTAGAAAATTTTAATCGGAGGGACAGATGTTAGATCAAAAACAGGAATTTAAAATTAGAATTGCAAAAGAAGAGGATACAAGTTTAATTTTAAAATTTATAAAAGAGTTAGCTGATTATGAAAAATTACTTTCTGAAGTAGTAGCAACAGAAGAGATTTTGAGAGAGTCTCTTTTTAAAAGAAATATGGCGGAAGTTATAATAGGAGAATTAAATGGAAAGCCTATAGGTTTTGCTTTATTTTTTCATAACTTTTCTACATTTTTAGGGAAACCTGGGATATATTTAGAAGATTTATATGTAAAGCCAGCATTTAGAGGAAGAGATTTTGGGAAACAGATGTTAGGATATTTAGCTACTTTATGTGAAGAAAGAGATTGTGGAAGATTAGAGTGGTGGTGTCTTGATTGGAATAAGTCATCTATTGAGTTCTATAAGAAGTTGGGCGCAGAGTCGATGGATGAGTGGACAACATTTAGAGTAACTGGGAAAAATTTAAAAAAATTGTCTGAAAATTATAAAAAAATTTAAAATCTAATAGATTCTATTTAGAAAGGAGAAGCTATATGGATGAGAAAAGATTTCAAGAACTTTTGAATAAAGAAACGTTGACTCTTGAAGAAAAGAAAGAGTTAGAGACTTTTTTAAATGAAATGAAAAAGTGTAGTTTCAAGGGATGAAGCAATTGATGAGAGGGTCTTTCAAAATAATATTAAAACACTAAGTGCAGTGTAATTAAAAAGAGTCAAAATTTAATTGACTCTTTTTTGTTTGAAAAATTATAATTAAATAATTTGATTAATAGAAAAAAATAAAGTATATAAAATACTATTGTTAATTAAAACTAAATTATTAAGGAGGAAGTGTGAAAAAAACTTTAAAAAGTTTATTATTCTTAACATTTTCATTAACTTTATTTGGAGAAGAAATAGATTTAATTTTTACAAATGGGAATATTATAACCATGAACAATTCTAAAGATGTTCAAGAAGCTGTGGCAATAAAAGA is part of the Cetobacterium somerae ATCC BAA-474 genome and harbors:
- a CDS encoding putative quinol monooxygenase translates to MIKVTAKFFVNQNKIDQFIQLSKELIENTRKENGCIKYELFEDTTKNTVFSIIEEWENTQALDAHFNSKHFTEIIPQLELTVTQKIEVNIYKQII
- a CDS encoding DJ-1/PfpI family protein, yielding MKKKVLFIIPPERFNEEELIKPKNILVNKGIDVVISSTVTGEITGDYEGTVISSAIFSNLNPSDFDIISVIGGSGTIDYLWENPSLINYLKEAYNKNIIISGICAGAVAIAETNLLTNRTATCYPIDIMINKLIKHNVNYLEKNVVVHSDIVTSNGPDGAEDFGLALLNLYL
- a CDS encoding winged helix-turn-helix transcriptional regulator; this translates as MSDNLRKEIKKKIENNEFNCEKELTLSIISGKWKVVILWHLGHEGVHRFSELQRLFSKISHKMLTNQLRELEEDGIIQRKVYPQVPPKVEYSLTELGQTLIPIVDMLYSWGQKRMQEIKKEKFV
- a CDS encoding GNAT family N-acetyltransferase, yielding MLDQKQEFKIRIAKEEDTSLILKFIKELADYEKLLSEVVATEEILRESLFKRNMAEVIIGELNGKPIGFALFFHNFSTFLGKPGIYLEDLYVKPAFRGRDFGKQMLGYLATLCEERDCGRLEWWCLDWNKSSIEFYKKLGAESMDEWTTFRVTGKNLKKLSENYKKI